A genomic window from Gossypium hirsutum isolate 1008001.06 chromosome D12, Gossypium_hirsutum_v2.1, whole genome shotgun sequence includes:
- the LOC121224220 gene encoding ATP synthase epsilon chain, chloroplastic: MTLNLCILTPNRIVLDSEVKEIILSTNSGQIGVLPNHAPIATAIDTGILRIRLNDQWLTIALMGGFARMDNNEITILVNDAEKGSDIDPQEVQQALEIAEANLRKAEGKIQIIEANLALRQARTRVEAINAIS, encoded by the coding sequence atgaCCTTAAATCTTTGCATACTTACCCCTAATCGAATTGTTTTGGATTCAGAAGTGAAAGAAATCATTTTATCAACTAATAGCGGACAAATTGGAGTATTACCAAATCACGCGCCTATTGCCACAGCTATAGATACAGGTATTTTGAGAATACGTCTTAACGATCAATGGTTAACGATTGCTCTGATGGGTGGTTTTGCTAGAATGGACAACAATGAAATCACTATTTTAGTAAATGATGCGGAGAAGGGTAGTGACATTGATCCACAAGAAGTTCAGCAAGCTCTTGAAATAGCGGAAGCTAACTTGAGGAAAGCTGAAGGCAAGATACAAATAATTGAGGCAAATCTAGCTCTCAGACAGGCTAGGACACGTGTCGAGGCTATCAACGCGATTTCGTAA
- the LOC107947614 gene encoding F-box/kelch-repeat protein At1g74510 yields the protein MAKRGVKVLKGDEKKEKKEDMWLAQIGQRENHCYAWDNSESSLLIYQLGRDISINCLIRCSRSDYGIIATLNTGFHSLIRSGELYKLRRQMGIVEHWVYFSCNLLEWEAFDPIHRRWMHMPKMQAYECFMCSDKESLAVGTQLLVSGKEIMYPIVYKYCILTHTWATEMRMHTPRCLFASASLGEIGTIAGGCDLRGNILSSAELYNSETGRWETIPSMNKARRMCSAVFMDGKFYVIGGIGVESLKTITSVEVYDLKTKTWSEIPNMYPARNEEAGPTEELLTAEAPPLVAVVNDVLYVADHVLKQVKKYDKEKNLWVTVGPFPERTASMNGWGIAFRACGDQLMVIGGPRVLGAGFVEINSWVPNEGPLEWNLVARKPSSSFVYNCAVMGC from the coding sequence ATGGCGAAAAGGGGTGTCAAAGTACTCAAAGGTGAcgagaagaaggaaaaaaaggaGGATATGTGGCTTGCCCAAATTGGCCAACGAGAAAACCACTGCTATGCTTGGGACAATTCAGAATCAAGTTTACTGATCTACCAGCTTGGGCGAGACATCTCGATTAACTGTCTCATTCGTTGCTCAAGGTCTGATTATGGCATCATTGCAACTTTGAATACAGGTTTCCACTCTCTTATACGGAGTGGTGAGCTCTACAAATTGAGGCGACAAATGGGAATTGTTGAACATTGGGTTTACTTCTCCTGCAACCTTTTGGAGTGGGAGGCTTTTGATCCAATCCATCGTCGATGGATGCATATGCCTAAAATGCAGGCCTATGAATGTTTCATGTGTTCTGATAAGGAGTCATTGGCTGTTGGAACCCAACTTCTTGTTTCTGGAAAAGAAATAATGTACCCTATTGTCTATAAATATTGCATTTTGACGCACACATGGGCAACCGAGATGAGGATGCATACACCCAGGTGCTTGTTTGCATCTGCTAGCCTGGGTGAAATCGGAACTATAGCTGGTGGTTGTGATCTGCGTGGAAATATTTTGAGTTCAGCAGAGCTTTATAATTCTGAAACTGGCAGATGGGAGACTATTCCAAGCATGAATAAGGCTAGAAGAATGTGTTCTGCGGTGTTCATGGATGGGAAGTTTTATGTTATTGGTGGCATTGGGGTTGAGAGTTTGAAGACAATAACATCCGTAGAGGTGTATGATTTGAAGACCAAGACTTGGAGTGAGATACCTAACATGTACCCTGCACGAAACGAGGAGGCTGGACCAACAGAAGAACTTCTTACAGCTGAGGCACCTCCTCTAGTGGCAGTTGTGAATGATGTGTTGTATGTAGCTGATCATGTACTGAAGCAAGTGAAGAAATATGACAAGGAGAAGAACTTGTGGGTAACTGTAGGGCCATTCCCTGAGCGTACAGCCTCAATGAATGGGTGGGGGATAGCATTTAGGGCATGCGGGGATCAGCTAATGGTTATTGGAGGACCTAGGGTTTTAGGTGCAGGGTTTGTTGAGATTAACTCTTGGGTCCCAAATGAGGGTCCACTAGAATGGAACTTGGTCGCCAGAAAGCCTTCTAGCAGTTTTGTGTATAACTGTGCCGTCATGGGATGCTGA